A window of the Helianthus annuus cultivar XRQ/B chromosome 4, HanXRQr2.0-SUNRISE, whole genome shotgun sequence genome harbors these coding sequences:
- the LOC110927384 gene encoding uncharacterized protein LOC110927384, with product MKLPETATVTGDHETVTGELLQSLLHSIQKTQSFKGKWSLIETKVSDLKTLLSDVSDFPPNSISGDLIRSLTQTLSDALSLSVTCHTANLPAGKLKTQNDIDSVTAKLDNHIRDLDVVVKSGVLHDGVVSVSKSSNSKISKRDSVRVEARSLVTRLQIGSVDSRTFALDSLLKLIQEDDKNVLIAVAQGVVPVLVRLLDSGSSPEIREKTVTAIARVSTVDSSKHVLLAEGLLLLHYLIKVLESGSDFAKQKACVTLQTLTLSKENAKAIESRGGISSLLDICQSGTPPSQAAAAAVLRNLTEFSDCRENFIEEHAVSVLLTLARSGTALAQEHSIACLSNLVKDDDDLKLLIVRKGGLISLKSFWDSASVKSLEVAVEFLSNLASDQRLIEVIISNDFLIRLLNALNCGVLGVRTHAAEAVYKIGYNSKTRKELGELGFIPVLNRMLDGKSVEEIQAAAKALSTILVYTENRRVYRKDPRGVVSVVRLLDPSITNLDKKYPVSILNSLTHSKKCRKQMVKSGALSHLEKLVAMDVEGAKSLQEAIGGGKLFGVFRIRS from the coding sequence ATGAAGCTGCCGGAAACTGCAACCGTCACCGGAGATCACGAAACCGTCACCGGAGAACTTCTTCAATCTCTTCTCCATTCAATCCAAAAAACTCAATCCTTCAAAGGCAAATGGTCACTAATCGAAACGAAAGTTTCCGATCTCAAAACCTTACTCTCTGACGTCTCCGATTTCCCGCCGAATTCAATATCCGGCGACCTCATCCGCTCGCTAACACAAACACTCTCCGACGCTTTATCACTCTCCGTCACCTGCCACACCGCTAATCTCCCTGCCGGAAAGTTAAAAACGCAAAACGACATCGATTCCGTCACCGCAAAACTCGATAATCACATCCGAGATTTAGACGTCGTCGTCAAAAGCGGCGTCCTCCACGACGGCGTCGTTTCCGTTTCGAAATCTTCGAATTCGAAAATATCGAAAAGAGATTCCGTACGAGTTGAGGCGAGGAGTTTAGTAACTCGGTTGCAGATCGGTTCGGTTGATTCTAGAACCTTCGCGCTTGATTCGCTGTTGAAGTTAATCCAGGAAGATGATAAGAACGTGTTAATCGCCGTCGCACAAGGCGTTGTTCCGGTGCTTGTACGGCTGTTAGATTCCGGATCTTCACCGGAGATTCGAGAGAAAACGGTCACGGCAATCGCTAGGGTTTCGACTGTCGATTCGAGCAAGCACGTGTTACTAGCAGAAGGTTTGTTACTACTTCATTATCTAATCAAAGTTCTGGAATCCGGTAGCGATTTCGCGAAGCAAAAAGCGTGTGTTACGCTTCAAACCCTAACACTTTCGAAAGAAAACGCAAAAGCGATTGAATCACGAGGCGGAATCTCGTCGTTGTTAGATATTTGTCAGTCCGGTACGCCGCCGTCGCAAGCCGCCGCTGCCGCCGTGCTCCGGAACCTCACCGAATTCTCCGATTGCAGAGAGAATTTCATCGAAGAACACGCGGTTTCGGTACTTCTAACCCTAGCTCGTTCTGGAACTGCATTAGCTCAAGAACATTCAATTGCTTGTTTAAGTAATTTAgttaaagatgatgatgatttgaaacTGTTGATTGTTAGAAAAGGTGGATTGATTAGTTTGAAAAGCTTTTGGGACTCTGCTTCTGTTAAAAGTTTAGAGGTAGCAGTTGAGTTTTTAAGCAATTTAGCGTCGGATCAACGGTTAATCGAAGTTATCATATCGAACGATTTCTTAATCCGGTTACTTAACGCGTTAAACTGTGGAGTTTTAGGCGTTAGAACTCACGCTGCAGAAGCGGTTTACAAAATCGGATACAATTCGAAAACTAGAAAGGAGTTAGGCGAATTAGGGTTTATTCCGGTTTTAAACAGGATGTTGGATGGGAAGTCTGTTGAGGAAATTCAAGCGGCAGCGAAGGCGTTATCGACGATTTTGGTTTATACCGAAAACCGAAGGGTTTATAGGAAGGATCCGCGAGGGGTAGTGAGTGTGGTCCGTCTTTTAGATCCATCGATAACGAATCTAGACAAGAAATACCCTGTTTCGATTCTAAATTCGTTAACTCATTCGAAGAAATGTCGTAAACAGATGGTGAAATCGGGTGCTTTGTCGCATTTGGAGAAGCTTGTGGCAATGGATGTTGAAGGTGCAAAGAGTTTACAAGAAGCAATTGGTGGTGGGAAGTTGTTTGGTGTGTTTAGAATAAGGTCATGA